Proteins from a single region of Mytilus trossulus isolate FHL-02 chromosome 2, PNRI_Mtr1.1.1.hap1, whole genome shotgun sequence:
- the LOC134708564 gene encoding B-cell lymphoma/leukemia 10-like — protein sequence MMPSVDKVEEGEILENAKRYILEEKRSYLCKYLNPEDHFDFLRSKFIITRDDSENIKKETTQTSKVGKLLDVLLTKGPQAYEMLVLSIQRNKTQTFLVEMLNKEFEKRKNSLIALLKDKQCSIEVDLKVDVNTLPKPNRKPQKQCVESLDTSITPVDEKDLDYIWLRGSYLECQKNRSPRRNETSGRHHDKECKQHHSDV from the exons ATGATGCCTTCTGTGGACAAAGTTGAAGAAGGAGAAATTTTAGAGAATGCTAAACgttat ATTTTAGAGGAAAAGCGGTCCTATCTTTGCAAATACTTAAATCCAGAAGATCATTTTGACTTTCTTAGGTCAAAGTTCATCATTACAAGAGATGATtcggaaaatattaaaaaagaaactacGCAAACTTCAAAAGTTGGAAAACTTTTAGATGTTCTTCTCACAAAAGGACCTCAAGCTTATGAAATGTTAGTGCTTTCAATACAACGAAATAAAACTCAAACCTTTCTCGTCGAAATGCTCAATAAAGAGTTCGAAAAAAGGAAAAATTCTTTAATTG cacttttaaaagacaaacaatgtTCTATAGAAGTAGATCTGAAAGTAGATGTGAACACTTTACCTAAACCAAATCGGAAACCACAGAAACAATGTGTTGAGTCGTTGGATACAAGCATTACCCCAGTGGACGAAAAAGATTTGGATTATATTTGGTTACGAGGGAGTTATTTAGAATGTCAAAAAAATAGGTCACCTCGAAGAAACGAGACTTCAGGTCGACACCACGACAAAGAGTGCAAACAGCACCACAGTGACgtttga